CGATGTACGAAAAAAGGATGTAGTGTGTTCGTTGCGGTGCATCCGTTTCTCTTGCCAATGCTTCATACAGGACAAAACCGTCGCCCTTATAAATTGCCAATCCCAATAGAATGGTGACCGCCCAACCCAAAATGAATACGCCGCCGATTCCAATGGTAAGTTGTAATCCGAAAGCGGAAAAGAAAATCAGGAAATGAAATAATTTCCGGCTGTAACCGGTTTTCCATAAAAGTGCTTTCTTACAAATGCCTGCTGTGAATAAGGATAGAAAACTGTACAACAACGCAACCGGAAACAACCAAAGTATAAGTCGGGGTGCAGGCAAATTATCTGCAAAGAAATAAATCAATCGGCTGAAATCAACGGATGCCGTCATACAGGAATTTTAGTGATTGATGTTACCGTACTCTTTCAGTCCCGTCAACTTCATACTAATCTCCCACAGTCGTTTTGCATTTTCTGAGCTGATGGCCTCCAATGAAGGCACAGTAGGATTTTTTCTGTACCAGTATAAACCTGTCTTTCCTTTTACTTCGGGTGCAGTGGCTAAATAGATGGAAGTCTCGGCACCTTTTTCCGGAGACGTTAAAACGAAACCAAAGTTATCCATTAGAAATTTGAGGACAGGGTTTCCCGTTCTTCCAAAATTGGAGTTGATATTGCCGGGATGCAGGCAATTTACAGTAACATTGGTTGAATTTTTTAACAGCCTCGCGAGTTCCTTATTAAAAAGGATGTTGCACAACTTGGTAAATCCATATTGTATCATCGAATTAAAACTCTTTTCCGCCTGCATATCATCCCATCTCATATTTGTAAACCGGTGTGCCAAAGAGGCGACATTCACAATCCGCCCCTGCTCTGATTTTCTTAATAAATCCAGTAAATAATGCGTTACCAGAAAATACCCAAGGTGATTGGTTGCAAACATCATCTCATAACCATCTTCATTCACCTGCCGCTCGCCAATAATGGCACCTGCATTATTAATCAGCACATCCACCTTATCGTATTTTTTATGAAACTCTAACCCAAAATTCCGGATGGATGCATGTGAACTAAAATCGCAGATATACAAATCACAGTTATTCAGACCAGTTAAGGCATTAATATCATCCTGCACCGCTCTCGCTTTTTTCTCATTACGGCAAACTAAGACGACCTTCGCCCCCATCTTTGCAATTTCTGTTGCTGTTACACGGCCAATTCCGGAATTTCCTCCGGTGATTACCACAACTTTATTTTTCATTTAATCAATTTACTGAGAGCGATTTTGAAATACTTTATATATAAACGGAATACTGACGACATACATAAACAGCAGCCGCAAATATGATACAGATTCAGGTTTGTAAATTTTAAATCCCGTTACAAGGATAACAAGGAGTATGGCTGCAATAGCCAGTCCCTTCATCCACCGGCCTTCATAAAACCCTGTCTGCTGAATAGCATACTGAGGCAACGACATATTTATGTGGGCAATATAGGCTTTTAACTGCTCTCCAAACAACAGGAACGCTTCCGGCTCATCCTGCACAAGCGGAAAAAGTAAAATCGATTTGAGGGGTGATTGCGTTTTAATGGAGATGAACGCCCTGCCATTAGTATCTTCTTCAACAGAAAACAGACGTAAGCTGGAGAATGGAATCTGTTGTATTTTAGGAAAAAAAATGCTGTTAGAAAGTATGGTTATCGTCAGCCCGAACCCGTCATAGTCTAACTGTGCCTTTGTTATTATACCTTTTATGATTATCAGCACACTGGATCCTATTACTATAAAAGTGCCAACAAAAATAAATATTGTCATCAGTGTTTCCGAAAATTCATATTTCTTTAGCCCTGTCATCAACAAAATAAACAGCAGTACCAATACCGTCGGAATAAGGATCATTCCCAGCACCTGCTTTAGTATTTCCGTATATCGAACCTGAATGTACATGAAAGTATGAAAGTATAAAAGTAGTAAATTCCTGTTTCAATTCCTTTTAAAATAAAAGAGCAGCTGGACAGCTGCTCTTTAAAATATACTTTCTGTCCGGTTATGATTCAGCAGGCATATCATTAAACATACCGATGAATTTCAACATCGCACCAAGGTTGCTGATTTTGATTTTACCCATCATTACTGCCATTTGTCTGTTTACTCTTCCCAATTCAGCATCTTCAAAATCCGTTGCCAATGCCGAGATGACACAATCCGGCTCGCCGGATAAACCATCTGTTACCGTGCATTGTCCTTCTGCTACGTTTACTGTAAATTCTCCGCCTGTTTCACCTTCCAATTGAAAATGAAAAACACCGCTTTGTCCCGCAGCTTCTTCCACTTTCAATCTTCCCGGTAATGCTAATACAATCTCTTTTGCTGTCATTTTTATTCTTTTTGTTGGTTAAAAATTGATTTCTAACCCAAATGTAAAATATTTTTTTTGAATAAACAAAATTTTACCAAACGTTCGTTTGTTAATATTCCACAAGTTACTGAAAAACTATTAATTACGAACTATTAACATAAATTTTACATGAAATATTTTACCAAACGTTTAGTCAAATAGAAAGAAATTGCGTAAACTTGTTTATCTGTTTAAACCATAAATCCATTCATCCAAACTTAGACAATAATGAGTGTCATAAAATCTAAAGTCAATACCAATTCAGCCGCTTACAAAGAGAATTATCAGAAGATGCTGGTGAAGATTGAAGAGTTGAATAAGCACCTAAAACAATCCTTGTATCAGGGAGAAGAAAAACATCTTGCTAAGGCAAAATCTCAAGGCAAATTTCTGGCACGCGAACGCATAGAACTCGTACTCGATCAGGACTCCCCTTTTTTAGAACTTTTGCCATTGGCTGGATTGGGTGTTAAAGGTGGTTTTGGAACAGGCGGTACCATGGTAGCCGGCATTGGGTTCGTTTCAGGCAAAATGTGTCTGATTACAGCCAATGTGGGCACCAATAAAGGCGGTGCCATTGATATCGCTACCTTGAAAAAAGCCTTGCGCATCAACGAAATCGGGAATGAGAACAACCTGCCATCCATCAACCTCGTGGAAAGTGCGGGTGCCAACTTACCCGATCAGGCGCAGGTATTCAATTTAGGTGGCAATAATTTTAAAGAAATCACCCGCCGTTCTAAGAAAGGCATTCCAACCATTTCTATTGTATTTGGCAATTCCACTGCCGGCGGTGCCTATATTCCGGGCATGTCCGATTATACCATCTTCATTAAAGGAAAAGCAAAAGTATTTTTAGCAGGACCTCCACTGGTAAAAATGGCAACCAATGAAATTGTAGACGATGAAACCTTAGGCGGCGCAGAAATGCACTCCAAAATTTCAGGTGTATCCGATTACCTGGCACAGGACGAACTCGACGGCATCCGAATTGCACGTGAACTAATGGCAAATCTGGATGTAAAACATGACACAAAAAACACAGGCGTTTACAAAGAACCTAACTATTCCATTGACGAGTTACTTGGCATTGTTTCAGTAGATACAAAAGTGCCGTTTGATTGCCGTGAAGTGATTGCCCGTTTAGTAGATGGCTCTGAGTTTCATGAATTCAAGAAAGAATACGGCACTACCTTAATCTGTGGCTATGCCAAAATACACGGTTATCCGATTGCTATTATAGGTAATAATGGTGTGCTCTTTAATGACTCCTCTAACAAAGGCGCACATTTTATCCAGTTGTGCAACATGAACAACACACCTATTTTATTCCTGCAAAATATCACCGG
The genomic region above belongs to Sphingobacteriales bacterium and contains:
- a CDS encoding SDR family oxidoreductase, whose amino-acid sequence is MKNKVVVITGGNSGIGRVTATEIAKMGAKVVLVCRNEKKARAVQDDINALTGLNNCDLYICDFSSHASIRNFGLEFHKKYDKVDVLINNAGAIIGERQVNEDGYEMMFATNHLGYFLVTHYLLDLLRKSEQGRIVNVASLAHRFTNMRWDDMQAEKSFNSMIQYGFTKLCNILFNKELARLLKNSTNVTVNCLHPGNINSNFGRTGNPVLKFLMDNFGFVLTSPEKGAETSIYLATAPEVKGKTGLYWYRKNPTVPSLEAISSENAKRLWEISMKLTGLKEYGNINH
- a CDS encoding SCP2 sterol-binding domain-containing protein, encoding MTAKEIVLALPGRLKVEEAAGQSGVFHFQLEGETGGEFTVNVAEGQCTVTDGLSGEPDCVISALATDFEDAELGRVNRQMAVMMGKIKISNLGAMLKFIGMFNDMPAES
- a CDS encoding acyl-CoA carboxylase subunit beta, yielding MSVIKSKVNTNSAAYKENYQKMLVKIEELNKHLKQSLYQGEEKHLAKAKSQGKFLARERIELVLDQDSPFLELLPLAGLGVKGGFGTGGTMVAGIGFVSGKMCLITANVGTNKGGAIDIATLKKALRINEIGNENNLPSINLVESAGANLPDQAQVFNLGGNNFKEITRRSKKGIPTISIVFGNSTAGGAYIPGMSDYTIFIKGKAKVFLAGPPLVKMATNEIVDDETLGGAEMHSKISGVSDYLAQDELDGIRIARELMANLDVKHDTKNTGVYKEPNYSIDELLGIVSVDTKVPFDCREVIARLVDGSEFHEFKKEYGTTLICGYAKIHGYPIAIIGNNGVLFNDSSNKGAHFIQLCNMNNTPILFLQNITGFMVGKEYEQNGMIKDGAKMINAVSNSEVPMFTLMMGASYGAGNYAMCGRAYNPRFLFSYPNSMIAVMGSEQLAGVMQMVSREAAIKSGQQFDEAQAAQMKEFMKAEIEKQSNAFFATGQLWDDGIIDPRDTRHVFGLVLALTYMNEVKGTNAWGVYRM